AGAGATTGCAAATATCGCCATGTGGCTGTCAGAGAAGAAATAATCTCTGCACACGCATAACAAAGAGGCGCTTAATCCCCTTTTGGGAGAATAAGAGCCTCTTTGTTATATCAATTATTAAGCCTCTGGCGCATTCTCGGCCAGAAAGGCCTCAACTTCACGTGCGGACGGCATCCCGGACTGGGCGCCGAGCTTCGTCACGGATAACGCGGCCGCACCCATGGCGAAGCCTACGGCCGCGTCCAAAGTCTCACCGCGCGCGAGGGCTACTGCCAGCGCGCCGTTGAAGCAATCGCCAGCGCCGGTTGTATCGACGGCGCTTACGGCGTAGCCGGGCGCACGGCACGCGCCGGCACGCTCTGCTTGTACGCGGCCACCAGGCGCCGCCGCGTAAACAGCCCCCTCGGGGCCGAGCGTCGTGACGACAGCGGCCCCGAGGGATGCGGCGAGCTCTGCGACCGCCGCATCCAGGTCTTCCGGCCGGAGATGATCCCGGCCGGTAAGCACGGCAAGCTCACTGCGGTTCGGCGTGACAACGTCGACGCACCGCAGGAGCTCCTGGGGCAGACCCGGCACCGCGGGAGCCGGGTTGAGCACCACCAGTGCGCTGCCTTCAGCCGCCAGTTGGGCGGCGCGGGTAACCGCTGGCAGCGGGATCTCCAGCTGCAGCAGCACCGCTGCGGCTGCAGTCAGGCTTTTTACCGTATCCGCCTCTTCCAGCATCTCAGGCACCACTTGCCCATTCGCACCAGGAATAACGATAATCCGGTTGTCTCCCCGAGAGAGCCAGATGGAAGCCGTCCCTGTAACCGTGTCTTCCAATATGCGAACCTGCGAGGCATCTGCACCACTTTCCGTCAGACTGTGCAGCAGACGTTCACCAAAACCGTCCGATCCCACCGCACCAATCATCGTAGTCTGTCCACCCAGACGCGCAGCGGCAACAGCCTGGTTGGCCCCTTTGCCACCAGCGAGGTAATGCAGCTCCTCACCGCTCACCGTCTCTCCCTCTTCCGGAATCGTGTCTGTCTTCACCACAAGATCCATATTGAGACTGCCTACGACAGTAATAAGAGGTTGTTTCTGATTATAGTCTGACATGTATGGTTCACTCACTTCTGGCCGCGCGATAATAACCGACCTCGTTATTGCGACCTCATTTTGTCATAAGCTTCGTTATATTGCCCTGCTTCCTTGATATCTACAGATGTAATACCACCCGCATCCCATGATGTGAGACGCAGCGTAACCGTTGTATAATCAATCGTAATAAAAGGATGATGATTGAATGCTTCCGAGATCGCAGCGACCTCATCCACAAATGCAATCCCTTTCATGTAGTTGGAGAACACGAATTTACGTACAATCCACCGTCCCTCTTCCAGTTCCCAGCCTTCCAGCCTCCCTAGATGAGCTTCGACTTCCTCTTGCGAAAAAACCATGCGTTATCTTCCTCCCCATAGGATGGTACATTACAGACGTGAGTCCGTATAACCACCGACACCTTCGGCGCTATCAACAGCAACCTCAAAGGCCAGGCTCACCGCCATGCGGTTGGCCCATTTCACGACTAACATCTTACCACGGACAAGCTTCAAAATCCAATCAACTACATGGCATAGAACCACTAACCATAAGGGTTTGAGGACAATTCCAGTTCCATTCATACCCCTGTAAACACACTAAATTAAAGGTACAAACGTCAACTCTTCTTCTCCGATCAAAATATGAATGCGGTGCTGTTCCTTATCATGGATGACCACGCCACTTCCAACCGGAATAACAGACTCCTCGCCCAGCGCATAGAACAAATCCTCCGCCAACGCCTCATCCACTTCAAGTTGGTCAGATGCAGCCAGTCTCTCCCACTCTTCCGCGTCCATTTCAAAGAAAACATACCGATCCGGTATGCGTCCGATTGCCGTTGTCAGATCTGTCAAAATTCCTTCATAATCCCGTCCATGCTTTACGCCCATTGGCTTTTCACTCCTATTCGGCCCCTAAGGAGCGGATTTGATCTTATTATACCTGAAAATAGCCCTTAAAAAAAAAGGCCTTCTGGTCGATAAATACATATATGACCGTTTTAACTGTTTTAGCAACCGTAAGGAATGCCTAACATTGAACGGATTGCGGCCAAAAATTCGTCCGGAAGCCCGAACACAGCCGCTTGAAAGGATTCAATTTTATCTCATGGATGAGGTGTATGATGAACATTTCAACGATTATTGGACTAATTTTGGGGCTGGTCTCCCTTGTATTTGGTATGTTCTTGAAGGGTGCGCCCTTAATCAACCTGGTTAACAATCCCGCAGCCTACATTATTATCTTTGTTGGTACGGCAGGAACCATCTTTATCGCATTTCCGATGTCTGAAGTTAAAAAAATCCCTAAGCTTTTCGGGATTGTTTTCAAAAATCAAGTACTTATTGATCGCGTATCCCTGATCGGCACATTTATGGATTGGGCTTCCACTACCCGTCGTGAAGGTTTGCTTGCACTGGAATCAAAAGTAGAAGAGATTGACGATCAGTTCCTTCGTGGCGGTATGCGTATGATTATAGACGGCAACGATCAGGAATTTGTAAGTGATGTACTCATGGAGGATATTCATGCTACAGAGGAGCGCCACCGTGGCAGTGCCTTGATCTTCGCTCAGGCGGGGATGTACGCACCAACGCTCGGGGTTCTCGGGGCCGTTGTAGGTCTCATCGCAGCACTTGCCGATCTCAGTGACATGGAGAAACTCTCCCATGCGATTGCGGCAGCATTTATCGCTACACTCCTTGGTATATTTAGTGGTTACGTGTTATGGCACCCGATGTCTAACAAGCTGAAACGGATGTCCAAGCAAGAAATGGAGATCAAGCTGATGATGGTTGAAGGACTGTTATCCATACAATCCGGTGTCTCCACCATCGCCATCAACCAAAAGTTATCCGTATTCCTGACACCTTCCGAACGTAAACAACTGGAAGAGAAGGAGGGATCATCAGGTGAAAAAGGCTAAGAAGCACGAACCACATGAAGAGCATATAGACGAGAGCTGGTTGCTTCCCTATTCCGACTTGATGACCTTGTTGCTCGCTCTGTTTATTGTATTGTTCGGTATGAGTTCAATCGATGCAGCTAAGTTCGAGCAGATGGCTTCCGCACTAAACAGTGCATTAAATGGAGGTTCCGGAATTCTGGACCATTCGTCCATGAATCCGGATACGCCAGGTGCTGATTTGGGTAAGAACAAACAGGAACCTACAGAAATTACCAAGAAAACACCAGCTCAGATTACAGATGCACAGATGGCTAAGAAAGAACAAGAAGACCTGGAGAAACTCAAAGAGCGACTCGACAAGTATATCTCGAAGAATGGACTTTCGGACCAGCTGAACACCAAGCTGAATCAGTCTGAATTGAAGATCACCATCAGTGATAACGCCCTGTTCTCCTCAGGCCGAGCAGATGTGAAGCCTGAATCACGATCCCTGGCCAAAGCAATCTCAAGCATGCTACAGGAGTTCCCTGAATATGAAGTGGTTGTATCCGGTCATACCGATAATATTCCCATTTCGAACAACCAATATAAGGATAACTGGGATCTAAGTGCAGATCGTGCGCTCAACTTCCTGAAAATCCTGTTGCTGAACTCGCAATTGGACCCTTCCAAATTCACACCAAGTGGTTATGGAGAGTATCACCCGATTGCCAGCAATGACACCAATACCGGACGGGCACAGAA
The nucleotide sequence above comes from Paenibacillus sp. W2I17. Encoded proteins:
- the rbsK gene encoding ribokinase — encoded protein: MSDYNQKQPLITVVGSLNMDLVVKTDTIPEEGETVSGEELHYLAGGKGANQAVAAARLGGQTTMIGAVGSDGFGERLLHSLTESGADASQVRILEDTVTGTASIWLSRGDNRIIVIPGANGQVVPEMLEEADTVKSLTAAAAVLLQLEIPLPAVTRAAQLAAEGSALVVLNPAPAVPGLPQELLRCVDVVTPNRSELAVLTGRDHLRPEDLDAAVAELAASLGAAVVTTLGPEGAVYAAAPGGRVQAERAGACRAPGYAVSAVDTTGAGDCFNGALAVALARGETLDAAVGFAMGAAALSVTKLGAQSGMPSAREVEAFLAENAPEA
- a CDS encoding 4a-hydroxytetrahydrobiopterin dehydratase, whose protein sequence is MVFSQEEVEAHLGRLEGWELEEGRWIVRKFVFSNYMKGIAFVDEVAAISEAFNHHPFITIDYTTVTLRLTSWDAGGITSVDIKEAGQYNEAYDKMRSQ
- the motA gene encoding flagellar motor stator protein MotA — protein: MNISTIIGLILGLVSLVFGMFLKGAPLINLVNNPAAYIIIFVGTAGTIFIAFPMSEVKKIPKLFGIVFKNQVLIDRVSLIGTFMDWASTTRREGLLALESKVEEIDDQFLRGGMRMIIDGNDQEFVSDVLMEDIHATEERHRGSALIFAQAGMYAPTLGVLGAVVGLIAALADLSDMEKLSHAIAAAFIATLLGIFSGYVLWHPMSNKLKRMSKQEMEIKLMMVEGLLSIQSGVSTIAINQKLSVFLTPSERKQLEEKEGSSGEKG
- the motB gene encoding flagellar motor protein MotB is translated as MKKAKKHEPHEEHIDESWLLPYSDLMTLLLALFIVLFGMSSIDAAKFEQMASALNSALNGGSGILDHSSMNPDTPGADLGKNKQEPTEITKKTPAQITDAQMAKKEQEDLEKLKERLDKYISKNGLSDQLNTKLNQSELKITISDNALFSSGRADVKPESRSLAKAISSMLQEFPEYEVVVSGHTDNIPISNNQYKDNWDLSADRALNFLKILLLNSQLDPSKFTPSGYGEYHPIASNDTNTGRAQNRRVEVSIIRKYQSNNTNVKAVGGGN